In Polyangiaceae bacterium, a genomic segment contains:
- a CDS encoding alcohol dehydrogenase catalytic domain-containing protein — translation MRALVRARGRVGLQQVAEPQLARGEALVRVVSAGLCRTDCEVAAGRLSTRDPLVLGHEFAGVVEQAHGGGIPAGTRVACMPFVACGCCPACIGGKDCTTRLQLGVDLDGAFAEFVSVPQACLHPLPHGIDFMAGAFAEPVAASMAVLELDLPKALPGLVLGSGRIAELTHRVLQAAGFERVSLAEPSTKQPEASQAFCVETCADSQLIQNALVALAPGGTLVLKSRSRRPVELDIGLCVKKRLRLLSADYGDMDRGLRWIAEGRLQVRDLFAPEKPLEAFADVFALAQASEQKKLFFSLAPS, via the coding sequence ATGAGGGCTTTGGTCCGCGCCAGGGGAAGAGTCGGCTTGCAGCAGGTTGCAGAGCCTCAGCTGGCTCGAGGTGAGGCGCTGGTGCGCGTGGTCAGCGCTGGTCTTTGCCGCACGGATTGCGAAGTCGCCGCAGGCCGCCTCAGCACCCGTGACCCGCTGGTGCTTGGACACGAGTTTGCCGGTGTGGTGGAGCAGGCCCATGGTGGTGGCATCCCGGCGGGGACCCGAGTCGCCTGCATGCCGTTCGTCGCGTGTGGCTGCTGCCCCGCATGCATTGGCGGAAAGGACTGTACCACCAGGCTGCAACTGGGGGTCGACCTCGACGGCGCCTTCGCCGAGTTCGTCAGCGTGCCACAAGCCTGCCTGCATCCTTTACCCCACGGAATCGACTTCATGGCGGGGGCCTTCGCGGAGCCAGTCGCAGCCTCCATGGCGGTGCTCGAGTTGGATCTCCCCAAGGCTCTGCCAGGTCTAGTCCTCGGAAGCGGACGCATCGCAGAGCTGACTCATCGGGTGCTCCAGGCTGCGGGCTTCGAGCGCGTGAGCCTGGCGGAGCCCAGCACAAAACAACCCGAAGCGTCTCAGGCGTTCTGCGTGGAGACGTGCGCCGACTCCCAGTTGATCCAGAACGCCCTCGTCGCGCTGGCGCCAGGCGGCACCTTGGTCTTGAAGAGTCGTTCACGCCGACCCGTCGAGCTCGACATCGGCCTGTGCGTGAAGAAGCGCCTTCGCCTGCTGAGCGCGGACTACGGCGATATGGATCGGGGCCTGCGCTGGATCGCGGAGGGACGCCTGCAGGTGCGTGATCTGTTCGCCCCAGAGAAGCCCCTCGAAGCTTTCGCGGACGTCTTCGCGCTCGCGCAAGCGAGCGAACAGAAGAAGCTCTTCTTCAGCCTCGCGCCGAGCTGA
- a CDS encoding SDR family oxidoreductase: MAQPPLDGVILITGASSGIGSELARQLASRAKALVLLARRTERLEQLAKELRSERPKLNVFVQSCDLLDRSATDAALERIEREVGPIDVLINNAGLGDISMFDLSSWEKNQRMLDLNVTALTYLSHRLVPGMVERGRGGVLQVSSGFGLNFMPGFATYVGTKHYVTGFTECLRLEVASQGVVVSQLCPGPVRTEFEEVAADFETPKLPDFVSISAEQCAKAAVAGFKRNKAIIIPGALMKLTSTMSGLTPRFILRLLYGPAAKRMRVMQKAALEQPSAQTKGETPSKISALN; encoded by the coding sequence CGAGCGAAGGCGCTGGTGTTGCTCGCGCGGCGCACGGAGCGTCTTGAACAGCTCGCCAAGGAGCTGCGCTCGGAGCGGCCAAAGCTGAACGTCTTCGTGCAGAGCTGTGATCTGCTCGACCGTTCGGCGACTGATGCGGCCCTCGAGCGCATCGAGCGCGAGGTGGGGCCCATCGATGTGTTGATCAACAACGCGGGCCTCGGCGACATTTCGATGTTCGATCTTTCCTCGTGGGAAAAGAACCAGCGCATGCTGGACCTCAACGTGACCGCGTTGACGTATCTCTCCCATCGGCTGGTGCCCGGAATGGTCGAGCGTGGACGCGGCGGCGTGCTCCAGGTGAGCTCAGGCTTTGGGCTCAACTTCATGCCCGGGTTCGCCACCTACGTCGGCACGAAGCACTACGTGACGGGCTTCACCGAGTGCTTGCGGCTCGAGGTTGCCTCCCAAGGCGTCGTCGTGAGTCAGCTGTGCCCTGGCCCGGTGCGCACGGAGTTCGAAGAAGTGGCGGCAGACTTCGAGACGCCCAAGCTGCCCGACTTCGTGAGTATCAGCGCAGAGCAGTGCGCGAAGGCGGCCGTGGCTGGCTTCAAGCGAAACAAAGCAATCATCATCCCTGGCGCTCTGATGAAGCTCACCTCCACGATGTCCGGGCTGACGCCCCGCTTCATCCTGCGCCTGCTCTACGGCCCCGCAGCCAAGCGCATGCGAGTCATGCAGAAGGCAGCGCTGGAGCAGCCAAGCGCCCAGACCAAGGGCGAAACCCCAAGTAAAATCAGTGCCTTGAACTAG